Proteins encoded together in one Hymenobacter monticola window:
- a CDS encoding response regulator, whose product MKTDALPSPTLPTDVAELQELLLTERARRELAEAEAQRLHALAQVPILNPNPSLRLDASGQLLYANPAAEALAHELKSNGPSRLRPQLLHAATQALRTGEVGRREVVANGQHFVLHVVPLLEEQTALLYLTDVTDQRQAEKRNDELREFYETVLAHLPAVVTVLDPDQRYRYINPYAEPDPAARQARIGRSFADHAATVGLPGAVVTRRRRLFERAVQSRQLVSWEERWPGPEGEPNLYWLCYYQPVFGPDGGLREVLCYGFDITVRRQAEARSRQSEAERDAQQAFTNLVLDLNPNLIWVRDAEGRTIFENAEMRRQRQHIADVGKAVSMEAAMSKEEIQQAILADQQVLNTGEPLTTQFSMRLANGETVWYQTVRCPLVPADGTTQVLGVSTDITALKQAQHAAEAAATARENFLANMSHEIRTPLNGVLGMTSLLAKTGLNEQQLNYAAIIQHSGRHLLNVVNDVLDMAKITSGKLELEQSAFNLCDSMAHAGQPLAIQAQEKGIRVVGTLLRDSCPHPWVLGDSYRLNQVLINLLSNAIKFTPVGGTITVGGYFVSETEDTLTTEFRVTDTGIGIAPEKLETIFQEFTQAYADTTRQFGGTGLGLSISRALVQQMGGKLTVQSELGKGSSFSFITTLPKASPEARAAALAPQVPVQEAAVRGARVLLVEDNPVNREVAQLLLEGHGVIVDEAASGIEALELFELHRYDVVLMDIQMPGMNGLEATARIRAHAEPTKAATPILALTANAFRADAEKYAAAGMNDTLPKPFDEAELLSKLASLMAGGSALPKTKAPEPVIAEPEPAAPAPPEPAPVAAPPTPSASAATAPLYSLGLLRETAHGSVAFMNRILTSFHTNTPASVAELRTALAAADWPAVAAVAHRLRPSLNLVGAARVVPHLQVVESKDAPEAGRRAATEGFIRELTALLDGLPERVTA is encoded by the coding sequence GTGAAAACTGACGCCCTGCCTTCCCCCACCCTGCCCACCGACGTAGCGGAGCTGCAAGAGCTGCTGCTCACCGAGCGCGCGCGCCGCGAGCTGGCCGAAGCCGAAGCCCAGCGCCTGCACGCCCTGGCGCAGGTGCCGATACTCAACCCCAACCCCTCCCTGCGGCTGGACGCCAGCGGCCAGCTGCTGTATGCCAACCCCGCCGCCGAGGCCCTGGCCCATGAGCTGAAAAGCAACGGCCCCTCGCGGCTGCGGCCGCAGCTGCTGCACGCCGCCACCCAGGCCCTGCGCACCGGCGAGGTGGGCCGGCGCGAAGTGGTGGCCAACGGGCAGCACTTCGTGCTGCACGTGGTGCCGCTGCTGGAAGAGCAAACGGCCCTGCTCTACCTCACCGACGTGACCGACCAGCGGCAGGCCGAAAAGCGCAACGACGAGCTACGCGAGTTTTATGAAACCGTGCTGGCCCACCTGCCGGCCGTGGTGACGGTGCTCGACCCCGACCAGCGCTACCGCTACATCAACCCCTACGCCGAGCCCGACCCGGCCGCGCGCCAGGCGCGCATCGGCCGGTCGTTTGCCGACCATGCGGCCACCGTGGGCCTGCCCGGCGCCGTGGTCACGCGCCGCCGCCGCCTGTTTGAGCGGGCTGTGCAAAGCCGCCAGCTGGTGAGCTGGGAGGAGCGTTGGCCCGGCCCCGAGGGCGAACCCAACCTGTACTGGCTGTGCTATTACCAGCCCGTGTTTGGGCCCGATGGCGGGCTGCGCGAGGTGCTGTGCTACGGCTTCGACATCACGGTGCGGCGGCAGGCCGAGGCCCGCAGCCGGCAGAGCGAAGCCGAGCGCGACGCCCAGCAGGCCTTCACCAACCTGGTGCTCGACCTCAACCCCAACCTGATTTGGGTGCGCGACGCCGAGGGCCGCACCATTTTTGAGAACGCTGAGATGCGCCGCCAGCGCCAGCACATTGCCGACGTGGGCAAGGCCGTGTCGATGGAAGCGGCCATGAGCAAGGAGGAAATTCAGCAAGCCATTCTGGCCGACCAGCAGGTGCTCAACACCGGCGAGCCGCTCACCACGCAGTTTTCGATGCGTCTGGCCAACGGCGAGACGGTGTGGTACCAAACCGTGCGCTGCCCCCTGGTGCCGGCCGACGGTACCACCCAGGTGCTGGGCGTGAGCACCGACATCACGGCCCTGAAGCAGGCCCAGCACGCGGCCGAAGCCGCCGCTACGGCCCGCGAAAACTTCCTGGCCAACATGAGCCACGAAATCCGCACGCCCCTGAACGGGGTGCTGGGCATGACCAGCCTACTGGCCAAAACCGGCCTCAACGAGCAGCAGCTCAACTACGCGGCCATCATTCAGCACTCGGGGCGCCACCTGCTGAACGTGGTGAACGACGTGCTCGACATGGCCAAAATCACCTCCGGGAAGCTGGAGCTGGAGCAATCGGCTTTCAACCTCTGCGACTCGATGGCACACGCAGGCCAGCCGCTGGCCATTCAGGCCCAGGAGAAGGGCATTCGGGTGGTGGGCACGCTGCTGCGCGACTCCTGCCCCCACCCCTGGGTGCTGGGCGACTCCTACCGCCTCAACCAGGTGCTCATCAACCTGCTTTCCAACGCCATCAAGTTCACGCCCGTGGGCGGCACTATCACGGTGGGCGGCTACTTTGTGAGCGAAACCGAAGACACCCTCACCACCGAGTTCCGGGTGACGGACACGGGCATCGGCATTGCGCCCGAGAAGCTGGAAACCATTTTTCAGGAGTTTACCCAGGCCTACGCCGACACCACCCGCCAGTTTGGCGGCACCGGCCTGGGGCTGAGCATCAGCCGGGCCCTGGTGCAGCAAATGGGCGGCAAGCTCACGGTGCAAAGCGAGCTGGGCAAGGGCAGCTCGTTTTCCTTCATCACCACCCTGCCCAAGGCCAGCCCCGAAGCCCGCGCCGCGGCCCTGGCCCCGCAGGTGCCGGTGCAGGAGGCGGCCGTGCGCGGCGCCCGCGTGCTGCTGGTGGAAGACAACCCCGTGAACCGCGAAGTGGCTCAGCTGCTGCTCGAAGGCCACGGCGTCATCGTCGACGAAGCGGCCAGCGGCATCGAGGCCCTGGAGCTGTTTGAGCTGCACCGCTACGACGTGGTGCTCATGGACATTCAGATGCCGGGCATGAACGGGCTGGAAGCCACGGCCCGCATCCGCGCCCACGCCGAGCCCACCAAGGCGGCCACCCCCATCCTGGCCCTCACGGCCAACGCCTTCCGGGCCGATGCCGAGAAGTACGCCGCCGCCGGCATGAACGACACGCTGCCCAAGCCCTTCGACGAGGCCGAGCTGCTCAGCAAGCTGGCCTCGCTGATGGCCGGCGGCAGCGCCCTGCCCAAAACCAAGGCACCCGAGCCGGTAATCGCCGAACCGGAACCCGCGGCTCCTGCACCGCCTGAGCCCGCGCCCGTAGCGGCCCCGCCTACCCCATCGGCGTCCGCCGCCACGGCCCCGCTCTACAGCCTGGGCTTGCTGCGCGAAACGGCCCACGGCAGCGTGGCCTTCATGAACCGCATTCTCACCTCCTTCCACACCAACACGCCCGCCAGCGTGGCGGAGCTACGCACCGCCCTGGCCGCCGCCGACTGGCCCGCCGTGGCCGCCGTGGCCCACCGCCTGCGCCCTTCCCTGAACCTGGTGGGCGCTGCCCGGGTAGTGCCCCACCTGCAAGTGGTGGAATCGAAAGACGCCCCCGAGGCCGGGCGGCGGGCCGCCACGGAAGGGTTCATCCGGGAGCTAACGGCTTTGCTGGACGGGCTGCCGGAGCGGGTGACGGCTTGA
- a CDS encoding OmpA family protein, translated as MNHYLIRNSLLAVPAALLLSAAPALAQHVQWAARLVAVSSYKSEGKDPFSPNQVLGVPNALPLGQISNDAWIPRKEGPNEFIEVRFARSIAAQQVTIIENFNPGSITKVELVDTKGEHHEVYANANPGPLPETFRTLEIRFPAADYRTLGVKVYMNTAKVEGVNQIDAIGVADVASTMVKQDFTEPKGPDAVKSTQFDSSLVSLGPNINTRYVDTHPVISPDGRTLYFARQNHPGNVGGGRDPQDIWYSKLVSGRNKTWSLAKNMAEPSNSPEDPNGLASVSANGRSALLIGVYEDGLMQPKGFSMSKQTPGGWTKPVKVEIDDFYNKDPEHIDGFLATSGKALLMAVQRNDGAGGQDLYVSFPKVDKLPEGVATVKAQTEWTKPLNLGRTINTAGADFAPFLAADEKTLYFASDGRGGYGKSDIFYTKRLDDTWTNWSTPRNLGPVVNSPDFDAYYTISAAGQDAYLVSSRNGVDGSKDIFRISLAPAFQPEVVTLVTGQVLDVNTKKPIRAIIHYENLLTGEEIGVTETDPRDGSYTIVLPSGVQYGMRAEAKGYIAENANLDVTAKDKYSEQKQDLYLVPFDVGQTVKLNNIFFQQSKYYLNTSSYPELLRLIRIMKDYPTVEIKIAGHTDNQGDPALNLKLSQDRVNEVKKYLVAHGINGGRITTEGFGGTKPIASNDQEETRSRNRRVEFTITKK; from the coding sequence ATGAATCATTATCTTATCCGAAACTCCTTATTGGCAGTGCCCGCGGCGCTGCTGCTCTCGGCGGCGCCGGCCCTGGCCCAGCACGTGCAGTGGGCCGCCCGCCTCGTCGCGGTATCGTCCTACAAGTCGGAAGGCAAAGACCCCTTCTCCCCCAACCAGGTGTTGGGCGTGCCCAACGCCCTGCCGCTGGGCCAAATCAGCAACGACGCCTGGATTCCGCGCAAGGAGGGGCCGAATGAATTCATTGAGGTGCGCTTTGCCCGCTCCATCGCGGCCCAGCAGGTTACCATCATCGAGAACTTCAACCCCGGCTCCATTACCAAAGTGGAGCTGGTGGACACCAAGGGCGAGCACCACGAGGTGTACGCCAACGCCAACCCCGGCCCGCTGCCCGAAACCTTCCGCACGCTGGAAATTCGCTTCCCCGCGGCCGACTACCGCACGCTGGGCGTGAAGGTGTACATGAACACGGCCAAAGTGGAAGGCGTGAACCAGATTGACGCCATCGGCGTGGCCGACGTGGCCTCCACCATGGTGAAGCAGGACTTCACGGAGCCCAAGGGCCCCGACGCGGTGAAGTCGACGCAGTTTGACTCGTCGCTGGTGAGCCTGGGGCCCAACATCAACACCCGCTACGTCGACACGCACCCCGTGATTTCGCCCGACGGCCGCACGCTCTACTTCGCCCGCCAAAACCACCCCGGCAACGTGGGCGGCGGGCGCGACCCGCAGGACATCTGGTACTCGAAGCTGGTATCGGGCCGCAACAAAACCTGGAGCCTGGCCAAGAACATGGCCGAGCCCAGCAACAGCCCCGAAGACCCCAACGGCCTGGCCTCGGTATCGGCCAACGGCCGGTCGGCCCTGCTCATCGGGGTGTACGAAGACGGCCTGATGCAGCCCAAGGGCTTCAGCATGAGCAAGCAAACCCCCGGCGGCTGGACCAAGCCGGTGAAGGTAGAAATCGACGACTTCTACAATAAAGACCCCGAACACATCGACGGCTTCCTGGCCACCTCGGGCAAGGCTCTGCTCATGGCCGTGCAGCGCAACGACGGCGCCGGCGGCCAGGATTTGTACGTGAGCTTCCCGAAAGTGGACAAGCTGCCCGAGGGCGTGGCCACCGTGAAAGCCCAAACCGAGTGGACCAAGCCGCTCAACCTGGGCCGCACCATCAACACTGCCGGCGCGGATTTTGCGCCCTTCCTGGCGGCCGATGAGAAGACGCTGTACTTCGCCAGCGACGGCCGCGGCGGCTACGGCAAGTCCGACATCTTCTACACCAAACGCCTCGACGATACCTGGACCAACTGGAGCACCCCGCGCAACCTGGGCCCGGTGGTGAACTCGCCCGACTTCGACGCTTACTACACCATCTCGGCCGCCGGCCAGGATGCCTACCTCGTGTCGTCGCGCAATGGCGTGGACGGCTCGAAGGACATCTTCCGCATCTCGCTGGCCCCCGCCTTCCAGCCCGAAGTGGTGACGCTGGTAACCGGCCAGGTGCTCGACGTGAACACCAAGAAGCCCATCCGCGCCATCATTCACTACGAAAACCTGCTCACGGGCGAGGAAATCGGCGTGACCGAAACCGACCCGCGCGACGGCTCCTACACCATTGTGCTGCCCAGCGGCGTGCAGTACGGCATGCGCGCCGAGGCCAAAGGCTACATCGCCGAAAACGCTAACCTCGACGTGACGGCCAAGGACAAGTACTCGGAGCAGAAGCAGGACCTGTACCTCGTGCCCTTCGACGTGGGCCAGACCGTGAAGCTGAACAACATCTTCTTCCAGCAAAGCAAGTACTACCTCAACACCAGCTCCTATCCCGAGCTGCTGCGCCTCATTCGCATCATGAAGGACTACCCCACGGTGGAAATCAAGATTGCGGGCCACACTGACAACCAGGGCGACCCCGCCCTGAACCTGAAGCTGAGCCAGGACCGCGTGAACGAGGTGAAGAAGTACCTGGTGGCCCACGGCATCAACGGCGGCCGCATCACCACCGAAGGCTTCGGCGGCACCAAGCCCATTGCCAGCAACGACCAGGAGGAAACCCGCTCCCGCAATCGCCGCGTGGAATTCACGATTACCAAGAAATAG
- a CDS encoding DUF4844 domain-containing protein translates to MRKLLLAALIFLAGNAYAQTSITIPSKAASKLEKLLKQTQDAVVVGKKAAILPVEARPMTNRMLAQSTSDFLALATRTNPTKEAFLQSLDAGLSRINPLMKTLEDRQQTASFYQDLLDLVGIESSEGRLTAFVEAEATAKQ, encoded by the coding sequence ATGCGCAAACTTCTGCTCGCAGCCCTCATTTTCCTGGCAGGCAACGCCTATGCCCAAACCTCCATTACCATACCCAGCAAAGCGGCAAGCAAGCTTGAAAAGCTGCTTAAGCAAACGCAGGACGCCGTGGTAGTGGGCAAGAAGGCGGCAATTCTGCCCGTAGAGGCCCGCCCGATGACCAACCGCATGCTGGCGCAGTCCACTTCGGATTTTCTGGCCCTCGCCACGCGCACCAATCCCACCAAGGAGGCCTTCCTGCAAAGCCTCGACGCCGGACTGAGCCGCATCAACCCGCTGATGAAAACCCTGGAGGACCGCCAGCAAACCGCCTCCTTCTACCAGGACCTGCTCGACCTGGTGGGCATCGAAAGCTCCGAAGGGCGCCTCACCGCCTTTGTTGAAGCCGAGGCCACGGCCAAGCAGTAA
- the proS gene encoding proline--tRNA ligase, giving the protein MSKKLPTRQEDYSLWYNELVKRAGLAENSAVRGCMVIKPYGYAIWEKMQRQLDDMFKRTGHENAYFPLFVPKSLFEAEEKNAEGFAKECAVVTHYRLQTDPDKPGKLRVDPNAKLEEELVVRPTSEAIIWNTYKNWVQSYRDLPLLINQWANVVRWEMRTRLFLRTAEFLWQEGHTAHATAEEAVAETRQMLDVYAEFAEEHMALPVVKGVKTPNERFAGAEDTYCIEALMQDGKALQAGTSHFLGQNFAKAFDVQFSNKEGVREHVWGTSWGVSTRLMGALIMAHSDDEGLVLPPKLAPIQVVIVPIYKTGELDALIERIRPIQQGLIARGISVKLDSRDTERPGFKFAEWELKGVPVRLAIGARDLDAGMVEVVRRDTKEKMSLPLADIVATVDQLLTDIQTNIYSKARHFRDTHTTRVDSYDEFKRMLDEEPGFLLAHYDGTSETEERIKDETKATVRCLALAEPDEEGICMVTGKPSPRRAYFARAY; this is encoded by the coding sequence ATGAGCAAAAAGTTGCCTACCCGCCAAGAAGATTATTCTCTCTGGTACAACGAGTTAGTGAAGCGTGCTGGCTTGGCCGAGAACTCGGCCGTGCGTGGCTGCATGGTTATTAAGCCCTACGGCTACGCCATCTGGGAAAAAATGCAGCGCCAGCTCGACGACATGTTCAAGCGCACCGGCCACGAAAACGCCTACTTCCCGCTCTTCGTGCCCAAAAGCCTGTTCGAAGCCGAGGAAAAAAACGCCGAAGGCTTCGCCAAAGAGTGCGCCGTAGTGACGCACTACCGCCTGCAGACCGACCCCGACAAGCCGGGCAAGCTCCGCGTGGACCCCAACGCCAAGCTGGAGGAAGAGCTAGTGGTGCGCCCCACCTCCGAGGCCATCATCTGGAACACCTACAAAAACTGGGTGCAGAGCTACCGCGACCTGCCGCTGCTCATCAACCAGTGGGCCAACGTGGTGCGCTGGGAAATGCGCACCCGCTTGTTCCTGCGCACGGCCGAGTTTCTGTGGCAGGAAGGCCACACGGCCCACGCCACCGCCGAAGAAGCCGTGGCCGAAACCCGCCAGATGCTCGACGTGTATGCCGAATTTGCCGAGGAGCACATGGCCCTGCCCGTGGTGAAGGGCGTGAAAACGCCCAACGAGCGGTTTGCCGGCGCCGAAGACACCTACTGCATCGAGGCGCTGATGCAGGACGGCAAGGCCCTGCAGGCCGGCACCAGCCACTTCCTGGGCCAGAACTTCGCTAAGGCCTTCGACGTGCAGTTTTCGAACAAAGAAGGCGTGCGCGAGCACGTGTGGGGCACTAGCTGGGGCGTGAGCACCCGCCTGATGGGCGCCCTCATCATGGCCCACTCCGACGACGAGGGCCTGGTGCTGCCGCCCAAGCTGGCCCCCATCCAGGTGGTCATCGTGCCCATCTACAAAACCGGCGAGCTGGATGCCCTCATCGAGCGCATCCGGCCCATTCAGCAGGGCCTCATCGCGCGCGGCATTTCGGTGAAGCTCGACAGCCGCGACACCGAGCGGCCCGGCTTCAAGTTTGCCGAGTGGGAGCTGAAGGGCGTGCCCGTGCGCCTGGCCATTGGCGCGCGCGACCTCGACGCCGGCATGGTGGAAGTGGTGCGCCGCGACACCAAGGAGAAAATGAGCCTGCCCCTGGCCGACATCGTGGCCACCGTCGACCAGCTGCTAACCGACATCCAAACCAACATTTACAGCAAGGCCCGGCATTTCCGCGACACGCACACCACCCGTGTGGACAGCTACGACGAGTTCAAGCGCATGCTGGACGAGGAGCCCGGCTTCCTGCTGGCCCACTACGACGGCACCTCCGAAACCGAGGAGCGCATCAAGGACGAAACCAAAGCCACCGTGCGCTGCCTGGCCCTGGCCGAGCCCGACGAGGAAGGCATCTGCATGGTAACCGGCAAGCCGAGCCCGCGCCGCGCGTATTTCGCCCGCGCTTATTAA
- a CDS encoding mediator complex subunit 15 domain-containing protein yields MKNTLTALLPALALLALGGCASTAGLATSEDDGVYYSSKDRTTAVVAAAPVPANADEAANPDYNGSPARSSARQGSGSDQYYDNTYTYMKGVPTSPGLGYYAPYSPYTTLSYAGSYGYGWGGGACGFSPYPCVGVYDPFYSSFYSPFYSPFGYGYRSGISIGIGFGYGRSFGYGYSPFGYGYGGYGGFYDPFYSPYHYGGPFYGGYYGRGGYYGNSYNGGSYGNNGYDNRGNGRTYGHRTDRASEGRASASSVSGGTTSAPVPASGGRMRSEMATQPNSTAGGVTPDRNRGRGEAGSVTASPAQEQSTGGFNRPQRIDRSAQPQYGDMGQPATISRQPEIAPAQSQDGRDNVRGRWRNADVNAQAGQAQPMATPQPVEGERRRGGFFRSLGGDQPANNGGQMTQQPQRSYEQSRPQRTYEQPQRTFEQPQQQRSYEQPRQERTYSQPSQPSYSAPSYGGGNSGGGGGGGRRGRD; encoded by the coding sequence ATGAAAAACACACTCACCGCCTTGTTGCCCGCCCTGGCCCTGCTCGCGCTGGGTGGCTGCGCGAGCACCGCCGGCCTCGCCACGTCGGAAGACGACGGGGTCTATTACTCCTCGAAGGACCGCACCACAGCCGTGGTGGCTGCCGCGCCAGTGCCGGCCAACGCCGACGAAGCCGCCAACCCCGACTACAACGGCAGCCCGGCCCGCTCATCGGCCCGTCAGGGCAGCGGCTCCGACCAGTACTACGACAACACGTACACCTACATGAAGGGCGTGCCCACCAGCCCGGGCCTGGGCTACTACGCCCCGTATAGCCCCTACACCACCCTGAGCTACGCCGGAAGCTATGGCTACGGCTGGGGCGGCGGCGCCTGCGGCTTCTCGCCCTACCCCTGCGTTGGGGTTTATGACCCGTTCTACAGCTCGTTTTATAGCCCCTTCTACAGCCCGTTTGGCTATGGCTACCGCTCGGGCATCAGCATCGGCATAGGGTTTGGCTACGGCCGCTCGTTTGGGTATGGCTACTCGCCCTTCGGCTATGGCTACGGCGGCTACGGCGGGTTCTACGACCCGTTCTATTCGCCTTACCACTACGGTGGCCCCTTCTACGGCGGCTACTACGGCCGCGGTGGCTACTACGGCAACAGCTACAACGGCGGCAGCTACGGCAACAACGGCTACGACAACCGTGGCAACGGCCGCACCTACGGCCACCGCACCGACCGGGCCTCGGAAGGCCGGGCTTCGGCTTCCAGCGTGAGCGGCGGTACCACGTCGGCTCCGGTGCCGGCCAGCGGCGGGCGGATGCGTAGCGAGATGGCGACCCAGCCCAACTCGACGGCCGGTGGCGTGACGCCTGACCGGAACCGTGGGCGCGGCGAGGCCGGCTCCGTCACCGCTTCCCCGGCGCAGGAACAAAGCACCGGTGGCTTCAACCGCCCCCAGCGCATCGACCGTTCAGCACAGCCGCAATACGGCGACATGGGCCAACCGGCCACTATTTCCCGCCAGCCCGAAATAGCGCCCGCGCAGAGCCAGGATGGGCGCGACAACGTTCGCGGCCGGTGGCGCAACGCCGACGTGAACGCGCAAGCCGGCCAGGCACAGCCCATGGCCACTCCGCAGCCGGTGGAGGGAGAGCGGCGCCGCGGTGGGTTCTTCCGCAGCTTGGGCGGCGACCAGCCGGCCAACAACGGCGGCCAGATGACCCAGCAGCCGCAACGCAGCTACGAGCAGTCGCGGCCGCAACGTACTTATGAGCAGCCCCAGCGCACTTTCGAGCAGCCGCAGCAGCAGCGCAGCTACGAGCAGCCCCGGCAGGAGCGCACCTACAGCCAGCCCAGCCAGCCTTCGTATTCGGCTCCGTCGTACGGTGGGGGCAATAGCGGCGGTGGCGGGGGTGGCGGCCGCCGGGGCCGTGACTAA
- a CDS encoding OmpP1/FadL family transporter, which produces MKNRILWLSLALVAGQAGHAFAQGASDALRYSRLQFGGPARTQGIAGANVGLGADFGNLTSNPAGLGLFQKSELHITPGVGVGQSDGRIEGISDAAVNDTKNSFHIASTGVVLANRKADTEEGDWRGGAFALGFTRLADFNISSNYKGTFGPGTPSFLDRLRPSAGVQPQSFYDDLDAQVNNSRYTSDLGLAYGAYLANISAYRRGTRGDSAVVLRVQGDQITQSELVTNSGSVSQFDLGYGASFRDRLYIGGGIGIVSSNFTQTRTLTESDSDPTTHFQSLTSSTELRTKGSGFNARLGVIVRALDNLRIGASVQTPTFMRLSDTYNESLVGSFSATGTDRVPGDLPVGTGPKVSFQPNDYDYTLTTPFRANGGVALTLGKHGFVTGDVEYVGYRQARLHNDPNGANGDDYSFSAENIAVRNLYKNTVNLRFGAEGRFDVFRVRLGYARYGDPYVADAKDDRSQNFYTAGLGLRQGNFFLDAAGVYTTFNQVYTPYNVSGLEPTIKVTNSRFTTSVTAGITF; this is translated from the coding sequence ATGAAAAACCGGATATTATGGCTTAGCCTGGCCCTCGTAGCGGGGCAGGCCGGCCACGCCTTTGCCCAAGGCGCCAGCGACGCGCTGCGCTACTCACGCCTGCAGTTTGGCGGCCCGGCCCGCACGCAGGGCATTGCCGGGGCCAACGTAGGCCTCGGCGCCGATTTTGGCAACCTTACCAGCAACCCGGCGGGCCTCGGCCTGTTTCAGAAGTCGGAGCTGCACATCACGCCGGGCGTGGGCGTGGGCCAAAGCGACGGCCGCATCGAAGGCATCTCCGACGCCGCCGTGAACGACACCAAGAACAGCTTCCATATTGCCAGCACGGGTGTGGTGCTGGCCAACCGCAAGGCCGACACCGAAGAGGGCGATTGGCGCGGCGGTGCGTTTGCGCTGGGCTTCACCCGCTTGGCCGACTTTAACATCAGCTCCAACTACAAGGGCACGTTTGGGCCAGGAACCCCTTCTTTTCTGGACCGGCTCCGGCCCAGCGCCGGGGTGCAGCCGCAGAGTTTCTACGACGACCTGGACGCCCAAGTAAACAACAGCCGCTACACCTCCGACCTGGGCCTGGCCTACGGCGCGTATCTGGCTAACATCTCGGCTTACCGCCGGGGCACCCGCGGCGACTCGGCCGTGGTGCTGCGCGTGCAGGGCGACCAGATTACGCAGAGCGAGCTGGTGACCAACTCGGGGTCGGTGTCGCAGTTTGATTTGGGCTACGGGGCCAGCTTCCGCGACCGGCTGTACATCGGCGGCGGCATCGGCATTGTGAGCTCTAACTTCACCCAAACCCGCACGCTCACGGAGTCGGACAGCGACCCCACCACCCACTTCCAGAGCCTGACCAGCAGCACCGAGCTGCGCACCAAGGGCAGCGGCTTCAACGCCCGGCTGGGCGTCATCGTGCGGGCCCTGGACAATCTGCGCATCGGCGCATCGGTGCAAACGCCGACCTTCATGCGCCTGAGCGATACCTACAACGAAAGCCTGGTGGGCAGCTTCAGCGCCACCGGCACCGACCGCGTGCCCGGCGACCTGCCCGTGGGCACCGGCCCGAAGGTATCCTTTCAGCCCAACGACTACGACTATACCCTCACCACGCCTTTCCGGGCCAACGGCGGCGTGGCCCTCACGCTGGGCAAGCACGGCTTCGTGACAGGCGACGTGGAATACGTGGGCTACCGCCAGGCGCGCCTGCACAACGACCCCAATGGCGCCAACGGCGACGACTACTCTTTCTCGGCCGAGAACATCGCTGTGCGCAACCTCTACAAGAACACCGTGAACCTGCGCTTCGGCGCCGAGGGCCGCTTCGACGTGTTTCGGGTGCGGCTGGGCTACGCCCGCTACGGCGACCCGTACGTGGCCGACGCCAAAGACGACCGGTCCCAAAACTTCTACACCGCCGGCCTGGGCTTGCGCCAGGGCAACTTCTTCCTCGACGCGGCCGGCGTATACACCACGTTCAACCAGGTGTACACGCCCTACAACGTGAGCGGCCTGGAGCCCACCATCAAGGTGACCAACTCGCGCTTCACCACCAGCGTCACAGCCGGTATCACGTTCTAG
- a CDS encoding alpha/beta fold hydrolase, with amino-acid sequence MKTLRHLRPALFALICALLFAAPAAHAQTLRNGTPALTTSDGVRLYVRVAGQGQPCVFVHGGPGAGSDVIEKLAGPALEPNFQMIYLDQRGSGRSASAPAGAYELPRLVQDLEELRHQLHVEKWVLMSHSFGGIIATAYARQYPQRVLGLVLTNSILNLPASMESMATHGYALLPTTTRPPLDAAAPLPQRFGMVMALLNQQHLLNQLMYADDSTAARVSRVQRQPTAANHDFAASLYRPGVINGYLEDFTAATPRLTMPVLVLPGQSDDVTGPQHQSFRFPHQRVLPLPGKHFVLLENQQGVSQALATFSRQLAQANK; translated from the coding sequence ATGAAAACGCTCCGCCACCTCCGCCCTGCCCTTTTTGCCCTCATATGCGCGCTGCTCTTCGCCGCCCCGGCGGCCCACGCCCAAACCCTGCGCAACGGCACGCCCGCCCTCACCACCTCCGACGGCGTGCGCCTTTACGTGCGCGTGGCAGGTCAGGGGCAGCCCTGCGTGTTCGTGCACGGCGGGCCAGGTGCCGGCTCCGATGTGATTGAAAAGCTCGCCGGCCCGGCGCTGGAGCCGAATTTTCAAATGATTTACCTCGACCAGCGCGGCAGCGGCCGCTCAGCCAGCGCACCCGCCGGGGCCTACGAGCTGCCCCGCCTAGTGCAGGACCTGGAGGAATTGCGCCACCAGCTGCACGTGGAGAAATGGGTGCTGATGTCCCATTCCTTCGGAGGCATCATCGCCACGGCCTATGCCCGGCAATACCCGCAGCGGGTGCTGGGCCTGGTGCTCACCAACAGCATCCTGAACCTGCCCGCCTCGATGGAAAGCATGGCCACACACGGCTACGCCCTGCTGCCCACCACCACCCGCCCGCCGCTCGATGCCGCCGCGCCCCTGCCCCAACGCTTCGGCATGGTGATGGCCCTGCTCAACCAGCAGCACCTACTCAATCAGCTGATGTACGCCGACGACTCCACCGCCGCCCGCGTGAGCCGCGTGCAACGCCAACCAACTGCTGCCAACCACGACTTCGCCGCCTCGCTCTACCGCCCGGGCGTGATTAATGGCTACCTCGAAGACTTCACTGCCGCCACGCCGCGCCTGACCATGCCCGTCCTCGTACTGCCCGGCCAGTCCGACGACGTGACCGGGCCACAGCACCAGTCCTTCCGCTTCCCGCACCAGCGCGTGCTGCCCCTGCCCGGCAAACACTTTGTCTTACTCGAAAACCAGCAGGGTGTGAGCCAGGCACTGGCCACGTTCAGCCGGCAGTTGGCTCAGGCGAACAAGTAG